In the Wyeomyia smithii strain HCP4-BCI-WySm-NY-G18 chromosome 2, ASM2978416v1, whole genome shotgun sequence genome, one interval contains:
- the LOC129722972 gene encoding dnaJ homolog subfamily C member 13 isoform X1, with product MAARECIDLECFLVTKHSWKGKYKRILSIGSNAVSTYNLDKFDLTNRWHYNEVVSVMPNKTGNTAYEFVLNLRKDKKIDTIKLSSEYRNEILTSLLRYYKEFADKPKHILDDVECPTESYQSAFPSTASVRLNNWIRMLVSSLLLQPGVSECLPCCELESYKFDAFKHHWSGTTLPAVLEVTPCSLDQLDPTTNTVLASYNYKDIDSVIGIQDYTDGIVLAYGGHSRLHLFRVQNHHDVVQMIVNNAQQYLGIDIKVRKNQITLDQFERERFGSYGGDQHQTSLSEFIVQKITPRHSEPMRRILCLTDTTILERDPQTYSVCTLRPLIEIFALIRYDENIQKFSIEYKNGLTRSYLTNDRDSLLATLLDSVRSCGNQDVHVRISRTPRGKRVGPLTAPVDEETEANLLRYIISCYQYPVKRLDVLERFNANIPYSGLNYSVTQESLFSENKERLITGALQALVGGGSKEDLNQLNNVDLEASFHVLRRLLASKVGFAAFTNLPGFRETIGFRVVHALKRNNLAVTYAAIDMINSLMHPMHAEYELKQEQMNKSSLLHSKGFLEQLLDMWTKHVNLGSGALVLSAMLDFLTFALCVPYSETTDGKQFDMLLEMVATRGRTLYKLFQHPSLAIVKGSGLVMRALIEEGDTTISNQMQSLALDEAALCHHLLVALYTPSHDSTMATHRQLSRHLVGLWITDSKDAMNLLRRIFPAGLLSFLESEDPVPKEDVEEDKLNFRDNLKLAVQHSSKNKRLNYLIEKHLEGIKHWGLNLIDRQEKIQQSQKNRPIVLRNRRQKKKVGDEIVNLPLFFYQFNKNHAMPNLIWNLKTREELRAALENEIRQFNADKDLAGSMVVAWNYEEFEVQYQCLADEIKIGDYYIRLLLERDDWPQNLVKNPMELFNALYRRVLCRNRLNDDQLTVTSLQALAKVYKRYYENIGYFSDITYILQMLDRCLSPALRDALVGLIKNLVLHKSNCRPLVDHVNCLVDLVTLAHMHTGRAMPNTKTNVIEAGPNMKLHEEKDWYYNVERDNEKPERCGPVTFSELKELWNKGGLTPRTRCWAVGMDGWRSLQQIPQLKWCLMAKGSPLYNETELAQHVLDILIKCTSFFPSRARDGEAVLIPGPRLSRKLSEFICLPHIVQVCLTHDPGLLERVASLLCQIMEDNPEMSKVYLTGVFYFMLMYTGSNILPIARFLKMTHMKQAFRSEETNSQSGIMHRSILGQLLPEAMVCYLENHSAEKFAETFLGEFDTPEVIWSSEMRRMLIEKISAHIADFTPKLKGHTMARYPYLAIPVISYPQLENELFCHIFYLRHLCDTRKFPNWPIPDPVQLLKHTLDAWRKEVEKKPSQMTVTQAYEDLGIDLVKNPQPDESVIRKSYYRLAQMYHPDKNPKGREIFERVNRAYEFLCSRRSTNDGPNPGNIVLILRTQSILFDRYADVLRPYKYAGYPQLIKTIQLETKDEQLFSKTVPLLSAASELCYHTVHCSALNAEELRREEGIEALLEAYSRCVSIMGVDSQKDSLHYEVISNITRCFEVACRFENCRKKILELPQLIVDVCRVVYFKHSLSVSLVTSLAANNYDLQCNLVRNGVLWSLMIFMFDYDYTLDESGVVTDEKSNNQQASNNLAKLSLLACVALAGYHMTLLDEDSSLVPGKTAPKSNPISRSDSPQQPTAPRSNSLTQTQPYTQNASNLIQNNSSLIQSVATFDRTLSERSESLTSTTAMESTEPVECEKGINNKYKISSAAPTNMIVKKMLDKLLTMFVANKMVSDNETEVLKLLSSNTRNPYLIWDNGTRAQLLDFLEFQRSNASRQQYDNIADVYELVKNFSYDAHRDELKIGGIFIRIYNEMPSFPIANPKSFVMDLLEFLKQAFNYLTAKNIRPIPPPASVNNVNSQGILIPTKTWKPLVPTKTSSNPVNSNVINNNNNNNINNHRSTANQLQKQQDISAVLSEYSRAKQRSQLARTDPSTSDESSKLYDFASNPNAINHIVMALKALIAVIKSNSNVEIQCIGHFEMLFGFLSSSLCDRDKILKSLSLEVVCLVSRNKECVTEISACEIFGLYLVALKDKDLRDVQQKVLETLSGLLNVPKMVKEGHSKGAVIYLLDLFCNSNNPQIRESCAELLSKMNADKLSGPKIRITVCKYLPSVFLDAMIDSPSVAVQMYESTHEHPELIWNDRIRSTVSDAVHDMADSFYMQQKQNSKTLWRDPEVLPEIISNELVVSGVYLRLYISNPGWTLRKPKQFLSDLLDFIVDNISRNGVDKNVLDISTNALVLLLNAQPNLADSVPVLGHIPKFFRQLSVQPRSALTVLHQLSLSEICVSAISQTDCILALKSCMESHRELLAAASETLSRLFKCQHDSLIRQSLECQLIPFLLGLLESRIDSTTNPAMVKAQIVAALKAMTSNLTYGDRVAHILNQNPVWAEYRDQKHDLFITDTNVRGYLTGAPNTTAGYLTQGPAKNVEVLTSPPPMDRDDPLFVRSSSNDA from the exons ATGGCAGCAAGAGAATGCATTGATTTAGAATGCTTTCTGGTGACAAAACATTCGTGGAAAGGTAAATACAAGCGGATTCTTTCCATAGGATCCAATGCGGTGTCTACCTATAATCTTGATAAATTTGATCTCACAAATCGTTGGCACTACAATGAAGTGGTTAGTGTCATGCCAAATAAAACCGGCAAT ACTGCGTACGAATTTGTATTGAATTTgcgaaaagacaaaaaaatagaCACGATTAAGCTATCATCGGAGTACCGCAATGAAATTCTTACTTCGCTGCTAAGATACTATAAAGAATTTGCGGACAAGCCAAAACATATTCTG GATGATGTAGAATGTCCTACTGAGTCCTATCAGAGTGCCTTCCCGTCTACTGCTAGTGTTAGGCTAAATAATTGGATTAGGATGCTTGTGTCGTCACTGCTGTTACAACCGGGTGTCAGCGAGTGTCTGCCATGCTGTGAGCTCGAATCCTAC AAGTTTGATGCCTTTAAGCACCACTGGTCGGGAACAACGCTTCCCGCCGTGCTGGAGGTCACTCCCTGCTCGCTGGACCAGTTGGATCCAACAACCAATACCGTTCTGGCCAGCTACAACTACAAGGACATCGATAGTGTCATCGGAATTCAGGATTATACCGATGGAATCGTACTAGCATACGGAGGTCACAGTCGGTTGCATCTTTTTCGGGTTCAAAATCATCACGATGTGGTGCAAATGATTGTGAACAATGCCCAGCAATACCTGGGCATCGACATTAAGGTGCGCAAGAATCAAATCACCCTTGATCAGTTTGAACGTGAACGGTTCGGTTCGTATGGCGGTGATCAGCATCAAACGTCACTTTCGGAATTTATCGTTCAAAAGATTACTCCTCGTCATTCTGAACCGATGCGTCGGATACTGTGCCTGACCGACACTACCATACTGGAGAGGGATCCGCAAACCTACAGTGTCTGTACGTTGAGGCCGTTGATTGAAATCTTTGCTCTCATTCGTTACGatgaaaatatacaaaaattttCGATTGAATACAAAAATGGATTGACTAGATCGTATCTAACTAATGACCG AGACTCACTGCTGGCAACTTTGTTGGATTCGGTTCGTTCCTGTGGCAACCAGGATGTTCACGTACGCATCTCTAGAACTCCTCGAGGGAAACGAGTTGGTCCTCTAACCGCGCCAGTAGATGAAGAGACTGAAGCGAACCTTCTGCGCTATATTATTAGCTGTTACCAGTACCCAGTCAAACGGCTGGACGTTTTGGAACGGTTCAATGCAAACATTCCGTACAGTGGACTGAATTACAGTGTAACACAAGAA AGCTTATTTTCCGAAAACAAGGAACGACTGATAACGGGAGCCTTGCAAGCTTTGGTTGGCGGAGGTTCAAAGGAAGATCTCAATCAATTGAACAATGTCGACCTCGAAGCATCGTTCCACGTACTGCGCCGTTTACTAGCTAGTAAAGTCGGTTTCGCTGCCTTCACAAATCTTCCGGGGTTTCGAGAAAcaattggttttcgagttgtgCATGCACTCAAACGCAACAATTTAGCTGTCACTTACGCAGCAATTGATATGATCAACTCCCTTATGCATCCAATGCATGCCGAGTATGAATTGAAACAGGAACAAATGAATAAGTCGTCTCTTCTTCACTCGAAGGGCTTTCTAGAGCAATTACTTGATATGTGGACGAAACATGTTAATCTGGGATCCGGGGCGTTGGTGTTGTCAGCCATGTTGGATTTCCTAACCTTTGCATTGTGCGTTCCCTATAGTGAAACGACCGATGGCAAGCAATTCGATATGCTACTGGAAATGGTAGCAACGCGTGGCCGAACGTTGTACAAACTCTTTCAACATCCCTCACTGGCAATTGTGAAAGGCAGCGGTTTAGTCATGCGAGCATTAATCGAGGAGGGTGACACAACCATTTCCAACCAGATGCAATCGTTGGCGTTAGATGAAGCAGCTCTTTGCCATCATCTTCTGGTGGCACTGTACACACCATCGCATGATTCTACCATGGCGACCCACAGGCAACTGTCCCGACATTTGGTCGGACTGTGGATTACCGATAGTAAAGATGCTATGAACTTACTCAGGAGGATTTTC CCCGCTGGATTGCTCTCTTTTCTCGAAAGTGAAGATCCCGTGCCGAAGGAGGACGTCGAAGAGGACAAGCTCAATTTTCGCGACAATCTGAAGTTGGCTGTACAGCATTCAAGCAAGAATAAGCGACTCAACTATTTGATCGAAAAGCACCTAGAAGGAATCAAACATTGGGGACTAAATCTAATCGATAGGCAGGAGAAAATCCAACAATCTCAAAAGAATCGGCCAATCGTGCTACGTAATCGACGGCAGAAGAAGAAGGTCGGTGATGAGATTGTCAATCTGCCGCTCTTTTTCTACCAGTTTAACAAGAATCATGCCATGCCGAATCTGATATGGAATTTGAAAACCCGCGAAGAGCTGCGGGCGGCTCTGGAGAACGAAATCCGTCAATTCAATGCAGACAAGGATTTGGCCGGCAGCATGGTGGTTGCTTGGAATTATGAAGAGTTTGAAGTGCAGTACCAGTGTCTGGCCGACGAAATCAAGATTGGCGATTACTATATACGACTACTGTTGGAACGAGATGATTGGCCGCAGAATTTAGTTAAAAATCC aatggaGCTATTTAATGCCCTGTACCGAAGGGTACTTTGCCGTAATAGATTAAATGACGATCAGCTCACCGTCACATCTTTGCAAGCTTTGGCTAAAGTTTACAAGCGATACTACGAAAATATTGGATATTTTAGTGATATAACGTATATCCTTCAAATGTTGGATCGA TGTCTATCGCCGGCGCTGCGCGATGCGCTCGTTGGGCTAATCAAGAATCTGGTACTGCATAAATCTAACTGCCGTCCACTGGTTGATCATGTCAATTGTTTAGTCGATCTggtgacgttggcacacatgCACACAGGTCGCGCGATGCCGAACACCAAAACCAACGTTATCGAAGCAGGTCCCAACATGAAACTGCACGAAGAAAAAGATTGGTACTACAACGTAGAGCGAGATAACGAAAAGCCGGAACGTTGCGGGCCGGTAACATTCAGCGAGCTGAAAGAACTTTGGAATAAAGGCGGTCTCACACCGAGAACACGCTGCTGGGCGGTTGGCATGGACGGATGGCGTTCACTGCAGCAAATTCCTCAGTTAAAATGGTGTTTAATGGCTAAGGGATCGCCCTTGTACAACGAAACGGAACTGGCCCAGCATGTGCTGGATATACTTATCAAGTGTACCAGTTTCTTCCCAAGTCGAGCCCGAGACGGTGAAGCAGTTCTCATACCTGGTCCGCGGCTTTCTCGGAAACTGTCCGAGTTCATTTGTTTGCCACATATCGTTCAAGTTTGCTTAACGCATGACCCAGGACTACTGGAAAGAGTCGCTTCTCTGCTCTGCCAAATAATGGAAGACAATCCGGAAATGTCGAAAGTGTATCTCACTGGCGTTTTCTACTTCATGTTAATGTACACTGGAAGCAACATTCTTCCGATAGCCCGGTTCCTTAAAATGACCCACATGAAGCAAGCTTTCCGAAGTGAAGAGACCAACTCTCAGTCCGGTATCATGCATCGGAGCATACTCGGACAGTTACTGCCGGAGGCTATGGTATGCTATCTAGAGAATCACAGTGCGGAAAAGTTTGCTGAAACGTTCCTGGGTGAGTTCGATACGCCCGAAGTCATCTGGAGCTCAGAAATGCGACGGATGCTGATCGAGAAAATATCAGCCCACATTGCCGATTTCACACCCAAACTGAAGGGGCATACCATGGCACGATATCCATACCTGGCAATTCCTGTAATTAGCTATCCTCAGCTTGAGAACGAGCTGTTCTGCCATATCTTTTATCTGCGGCACTTGTGTGACACTAGAAAGTTCCCCAACTGGCCAATACCGGATCCG GTACAACTGCTTAAACACACATTGGATGCTTGGCGTAAGGAGGTCGAAAAGAAACCTTCGCAAATGACAGTAACGCAAGCCTATGAAGATCTAGGCATCGATTTGGTAAAGAATCCTCAGCCGGACGAATCTGTCATCCGTAAAAGCTATTATCGGTTGGCGCAAATGTACCATCCAGATAAGAACcctaaaggaagg GAAATCTTTGAGAGGGTAAACCGAGCTTACGAATTCCTTTGTTCCCGGCGAAGCACCAACGATGGTCCTAATCCTGGCAACATTGTGCTCATTCTACGAACGCAAAGTATTCTCTTCGATCGTTATGCCGACGTGCTCCGGCCGTACAAGTATGCCGGTTATCCGCAATTGATCAAAACTATTCAGCTGGAAACTAAGGATGAGcagttgttttcaaaaacaGTTCCACTTCTGAGTGCCGCTTCCGAGCTTTGCTATCATACGGTACACTGCTCGGCGCTGAACGCAGAGGAACTGCGCCGAGAGGAAGGCATCGAAGCTTTGCTGGAAGCGTACTCCCGTTGCGTATCTATAATGGGTGTTGATTCTCAGAAAGATTCCCTACATTATGAAGTAATATCGAACATCACCCGTTGCTTCGAAGTGGCTTGTCGATTCGAAAACTGCCGAAAGAAGATACTCGAGCTGCCACAGCTGATAGTGGATGTGTGTCGAGTTGTCTACTTCAAGCACTCTTTATCAGTAAGCTTGGTTACGAGCTTGGCCGCTAACAATTATGATCTGCAGTGCAATCTCGTACGCAATGGTGTGCTCTGGTCTCTGATGATATTCATGTTTGATTATGATTACACACTTGATGAAAGCGGTGTGGTTACTGACGAGAAATCCAACAATCAACAAGCTAGCAACAATTTAGCGAAACTTTCGCTACTAGCTTGTGTAGCGTTGGCTGGATATCATATGACATTGTTGGATGAAGATTCATCGCTTGTTCCAGGAAAAACTGCACCAAAATCGAATCCTATTTCTCGTAGTGACTCTCCACAGCAGCCAACTGCACCTAGAAGCAATTCGCTTACCCAAACTCAACCCTACACACAAAATGCGTCCAATTTAATACAGAACAATTCTAGCCTTATCCAGTCGGTAGCAACCTTCGATCGCACCCTGTCGGAGCGGTCAGAATCTCTAACTTCGACGACCGCGATGGAATCAACCGAACCAGTCGAATGCGAGAAAGGTATCAACAATAAATACAAAATTTCCAGTGCTGCCCCGACTAATATGATCGTCAAAAAGATGCTTGACAAACTGTTAACCATGTTTGTGGCGAACAAAATGGTTTCCGACAATGAAACTGAAGTGCTGAAGCTGCTTAGCTCTAATACTCGTAATCCGTATCTCATTTGGGATAACGGAACTAGAGCGCAGCTTCTTGACTTTCTGGAGTTCCAACGATCCAATGCATCCCGTCAGCAGTACGATAATATTGCTGATGTATATGAACTGGTGAAGAACTTTTCCTACGATGCACATAG AGATGAACTTAAAATTGGTGGCATTTTCATTCGCATCTACAACGAAATGCCGAGCTTCCCGATTGCTAACCCGAAATCGTTCGTGATGGATCTGCTCGAGTTCCTAAAACAAGCCTTCAATTATCTAACTGCTAAAAATATACGTCCTATTCCTCCACCGGCCAGTGTTAACAACGTCAACAGTCAGGGCATTCTCATTCCGACCAAAACGTGGAAACCTCTAGTCCCTACGAAAACCAGCAGTAACCCAGTGAACAGCAATGTGattaacaacaataacaataacaacatCAACAACCACCGCAGTACTGCTAATCAGTTACAAAAGCAGCAGGATATCAGCGCCGTACTGAGCGAGTACAGCCGGGCTAAGCAACGAAGTCAATTAGCGAGGACAGATCCGTCCACCTCAGATGAGAGTTCCAAGCTCTACGATTTCGCCTCGAATCCGAACGCAATCAATCACATCGTGATGGCTTTGAAGGCACTAATCGCTGTTATCAAATCGAACAGTAACGTGGAAATTCAGTGTATTGGCCACTTCGAAATGCTATTTGGTTTTCTGTCGTCTAGTTTGTGCGATCGGGATAAAATACTCAAATCACTGTCACTAGAAGTGGTTTGCTTGGTTTCCCGAAACAAGGAATGTGTGACGGAAATATCTGCTTGCGAAATTTTCGGACTATATCTGGTGGCACTGAAGGACAAGGATTTGCGCGATGTGCAGCAGAAGGTGCTGGAGACGCTGTCTGGTTTGCTGAACGTGCCGAAAATGGTCAAAGAGGGTCACTCAAAGGGGGCGGTGATTTATTTGCTCGATCTATTCTGCAATTCCAACAATCCGCAAATTAGGGAAAGTTGTGCGGAGCTTTTGTCGAAAATGAATGCGGATAAATTGAGTGGACCGAAA ATTCGCATCACCGTTTGCAAGTATTTGCCGTCAGTATTCCTGGATGCCATGATTGACTCACCATCGGTGGCTGTACAAATGTACGAATCTACACACGAGCACCCGGAGTTAATATGGAACGATCGGATACGAAGCACAGTATCGGATGCCGTACACGACATGGCAGATAGCTTCTACATGCAGCAAAAGCAAAACTCAAAAACACTTTGGCGAGACCCGGAGGTTCTGCCAGAAATCATCTCAAACGAGCTTGTTGTTTCCGGAGTATATCTGCGGTTGTACATATCGAACCCAGGGTGGACTTTACGTAAGCCAAAACAGTTTCTTTCTGATCTGTTGGATTTCATAGTAGATAACATAAGCCGGAACGGGGTCGACAAAAATGTGCTAGACATTTCAACGAACGCCCTCGTACTATTGCTTAATGCGCAACCTAATTTGGCGGATTCGGTTCCAGTGCTAGGACACATACCGAAATTTTTCCGACAACTGTCTGTTCAACCGAGAAGTGCTCTCACAGTATTGCATCAGTTGTCCCTTTCTGAG ATTTGTGTCAGTGCCATTTCTCAAACTGACTGTATTCTCGCTTTGAAGTCTTGCATGGAAAGCCACCGTGAGCTACTAGCAGCGGCATCGGAAACATTGAGTAGGCTCTTCAAATGCCAGCAC